In Peromyscus leucopus breed LL Stock unplaced genomic scaffold, UCI_PerLeu_2.1 scaffold_522, whole genome shotgun sequence, the genomic stretch aaattcatgaaGACCCACCAGAAACCAAAGTTTCTCCCTAAACTGCAGCAGACTGGTTTAATAATTAGACACCAGGGCCCTGCAACAATGCAGAGTTGAGAATGATGCATGCACACAATATGATTTTCAGGTTTACATGTTTTCGGGAAAAACCGTAACTAATTATACGCAGGTGTGGTTTGGCTGGACCATGCAGCGAGtcataagaaaagagaaactgagcACGTTGAatcataagaagaaaaaaaaaactgagcataCCAAGGAAATCAGGATAGGCAGCTACAGTATGGGGAAGTGtcctttaaaaaatgcattaagccgggcagtggtggtgcatgcctttaatcccagcactcggttggcacaagcaggtggatctctgtgagttcgaggccagcctagtctaaggagtgagatccaggaaaggcgcaaagctgcacagagaaaccctgtcttgaaaaacaaattttaaaaaatgcattaagGGCCTGAAGAGATAGGCACAGGTTCGaccccaagcacccacatggtggatcacaaccatctgtaactacagttcttggggaatctgatgcctcatCTGGTCTCCAAGGACACCAAGCACAtatatagtgcacagacatacatgacacaaaacacccccacacataaaataaatagatacatatatttttaaatgtattaaagcATAaatctgctggggatgtctttctgtatgctgtgaatgtgttgactgataaataaaatgctgattggccagtgaccaggcaggaagtatagtacaggcaggataagcagagaagagaattctgggaagtagaaggctgagtcaggagatgctgccagccactgccaccatgagaagcaagatgtatgGGTAAGCCACAatccacgtggcaacttatagatgaatagaaaggagttaatttaagatatgagaactagatagcaagttcataagtaatataagtctctgtgtgttcacttaggtctgagcggctgtgggcccGAGCGgggctggagaaaactccagctacataaatCAACCCACATCCACACAGTAAGAGATAACCTGTCTCTCTTCCCTTGCTGATCAACATCCTTTAGCATGGTGAAAGCTGAGCTTAAAAAGCTGTCACCTGTTTGTCTCTCTATGCAGACAGAAGCAGCATTCCTGAGATTTAAATTActctggtagaaaaaaaaattaatctagtAAATGTGGTAGAGGGAGGTGCAAAAGGAGTGTTGAAAATATTATCtaacccagggctggggagaagctCAGCCGGTAAAGTGCTGACACTGCAAACAGGAGGAGCTGAACTCAATACCTagcacccatacatacaaaagCCAGGCCCGATGGATGGCACCGAACTtagaatcccagctctggggaggcaaagaGACAGGTGCATCCCAAGGGCTCAAGGGCCAGGCtcacctacttggtgagttccaggccagtgagagatgccgtctcaaaaaccaaggggGTTagcacctctgacctccacaggcatgtgcacacctacatgcacacacatatacacacaaacatacagcatgtacagacacatgcacaaGGGCATTGAAAAACCCAGGtataaggggttggagagatggctcaatggttaagaacacttgctgctcttgcagaggatctaggttcaattattagcacccacacggtggctcacaactgtctgtaactcctgcctgacttccctgagcaccaggcatgcatgcggtacacatacatacatataggtaaaacattcatatgtataaatatataggtatatataagTGTTTTTAGAATTCCTAAGTATATCCTGTAATATCTTGAATCCACATCTTGCTATTCAAACCATTCCTTCACTAGAGGATATATTTAAAACCTGGAGGAAACCTGCTTCTACTACTcctgcttttttatttacttccAATAACAAGATCATTTAAGTAAAAAGATCTTTAGACAGTGGCAGACATGTCAAGTCAAAGTGCTTTTAAATAATGATTCTTATAAATAAGAATTTTGTAACATTTTACTCCAGAAAAAGGAATTCTTATTTTAGAATAACAGAATGGGCTGTGAGTTCACTGCATGGGGAAAAACCCTTTGTATAGTCAAAGAAGTGTAAGATTATTAATAGCAGACACTTAGAAACTACTTTTGCTAAAAAGCCCTGACTCCTTCCTTGGGTCCACAAGATAACTAAGAGCACAGTGACGACCTGGCACCTCtgccttcattttccttctgtctcctcaggCATTTCACAAAGCACCAGGATCCCAAAGACACCCACAGGTCTCCGTCATTATCCTAAACTTGCAGTCACCTTGGATTTCGGATCAACAGGACCCTTAAAAAGAGGGGACTGAAACTACCCCAGAGTGACAGCCAAGTCTAAGACAGACCCCCACCCACTGAAGGCAGGGGTGATGATATTGAGGCCACCCTGAGCAGGAGAAATCATCTTCGAGTAACCAGATTAGTCCTCTCAACAGTGAGGATGAATACTTCTCAGTGGACCAGCTTGCAGGACCAGCTCCTGCAAGTGATCTAAATAAAGGGCtataccttgaccaggactgcctAGTCACACTACAGTCCTGCCCTGAGTCTTCCTTTGTTTAAAACTGAAGCTCATGTCAGCAATCTGAAGATGAACTCGGGGCATCCATTCCTCTCCGGATCAATGACATCTCCTTCCTGTTTTTCACCATCACTGATCTTTTCCATTGGTGTTGTTAAATGATCTGACTGGGCTGTGAGAGCTGATATTTCTGCCCTAAACTCTGGTTGCAGACTGTTCAAAAACAGGGTCTTTAATCCAGtttttggaaagcagaggcaggcagatctcttcgaGCTCAAGACCAACTGTACTACATATAGAGTTctagggcagtcagggctacatagagatgccctgtctcaaaacaacaacaacaaaatcttttcatttctttttctctcattttgcttTGCTATGAACAGACTCAATTTAGATATATTTCATAGTAAAACAATATAGCAAAGGAGCCATTAAAACAGCAAGACTGCAATGGGTCTTACTTATCAAATAAGACAACCGTTAATTTCTCCTTTAAAACAACAGCAtgcatttggtttttaaaagcaGGCATAAAAGTCCAAAGGGGAAACTAGTATTCATCTCATATAATTAAGCATTTAACTTGCCAATCTACACACAGCCAACCATTTACCAAGCTGATGATTTCAGAGGTCAAGACAGAACAGCAGTTCATAATATCTATGCTTACAGATGCACGTAAAGGACCCGTTAACTTTATCAGTTTATATTCTTTCTACAGCACACAGAAATCTATACATATCCAAGGCTGTTAAACCACAAATGCATCTAGAAAGACAAGTAGTTACATCTACAAGGTCCTAAGGATTTTTAAGTGGAAATTCAAATAACTAGTGTCATTTGCCTGACTTGGTTTAGGAGTAAATAGACACACCAAGTCAGGAACGGTGGCCCATGTCATCCCTCCACctcttgagaggtggaggcaggaaggcaaaGAGTTTAGGGAGCATGGGAGGAGTTggctgggagaggagggggatAGAAATGATGTTAATACAGTAtactcatgcatgaaattctcaaaaaagaaatacccTAATGGTACCTTCCGCCTCACTGCTACCTACTATGAATTTAGCATTACTGttacaaaaagacaaagagaagaaccCATAAGCATTAAGGAAATGCATATGACCCCTAAGTCACCTTGACAAGATGGTAATGCAATGAACTGCCtttccttttaatatatatttggtTCAACTGGTGTGAAGGGAAAGGCGAGGAGTGTGTTAATTCAAGATTAGGTTCAGCCAGCCTACGCTACATGacaccccatctcaaaagaccaaaaccaaactaaacaaatcGACACTAGtagaaaaatacatatgaatttattattttagttattaaACAAGTTAACTTATCTTAAAAGTGATCCCTGCATGCATTTGAATGCGGCCACCATGAATTGAGACTTACAGattactgggcatggtggcgcatgcccttagccccgaggcagaggcaggcagatctctgagtttgaagtcggcctggtctacatagtgagttccaggacagccagagctacacagagagaacctgtctcaaaacaaacaaataaaaagacttaCAGGCTTAGAATTGTGTTCAGCCTTAAGCgtctctctccagccttgtctGCTAGCTAGGCTGCTGTGAATGCCGGTACTCACCAAGACAAAGTAGTATGCCGTTAGAGCGGTACAATGGTGAATTACAAAAAACTTGTCGCCGATCACTTTCCAATTCAAAAGTATAATCAATAAGtctgcaagaaagaaaaatgagatatcACATTGGAAAAAAGCTGCTTGGGTTTATGAGTATTAATCTCATTGACCACTAACCCTTGGCTGTCCATTCTGACGCCACTGCGCTTAGTTCAGCCTTCAAGTCCCTGACTCCACCCACTTCCGCTCCCTTTACCTGCCTTGCCCTCCCCACAAAGGTCAAACTAGGGGAAGCTTCACAGCCTCAGAATCCAGCGGCCATACCCAACAGTACTAACAACTGCTAGAAGTATAAGCAAATAACTTGTTTCCAGAGTTAAACATGTTGAAAATATGATCAATCAAAAATAAGTTGAATGTAAGTTTAAGTTGTTGACTTTTAGTCCTATAGCAAGGTGTAAACAAGTAAAATATCAGTAAAAGGTACAAAATTATCccttcatatttaaaatactaatttttattattcgtttcatttatttattttgagagagagctCATGTAGCTCAACTAGCTTCTAatctgctatgtagctgaggttcaCCTGGAACTCCTAATGTTCCTATTTCaattctgggattgcaggcataaaCTACCTTATCATGTcctcaacaggaaaaaaaaaaagatacagataaTCGTTAAGGAAAACTAGTAAAACCACCAAGAACTATGACTATTCAAAAAGTCTACAAATAAAGGGAAGGCATCAATTTCTCATTAAGAGACTTGGTCTACGTATCATGACTCAAAAAATAGTTCAgtttaacaaaacagaaactgatCAAAATATTAACATAACTGTTTCCCTTAGCAAATGGTTGAACATCAAACATAGACTGGGAAACTGAAGGCCCCTGAGGGTCACATTTGTGGCATTAGAGCCTCTAGGACATAgagatttcattttcaaaagcaaacattACTAGCACAAAACAAGATATAAGCATTTTGAAAGAGGATTCAAGttgtaaattttaaagagaaactaAATACTACCAGAAAAATAAGAATATCAATGAATACCTGTCTTTTGATATACATTTTCCCTGTCTGTTTTGGCTGCATTTTCCTTGGTCACAAGCTATGACCATTTTGTGGCATATTCTATAGAGACTGAGATGACCTTACTTTGTGTGATCAGTGTTTCATGGATTGTTATCTTATTTAGGAGAgtcttaataataattttactcTGTACTCGATCCCGGAACTGCTGAGGAAGCAACTctgtagagtacctgcctagcatgcataaaggcCCGGGTTTGGTCCAcagcaccacatggtggtacTTGCTTAATCTAGAAAGCCAAAAAGTAAGTTTCAAGCTTGCCACCATTGAAGGTTGTATTTTTTCCTGTACAGAACCTTAAAGCTAATTTTCAAATAAGCCAAAAGCATCAACAATAGATTCTTTGCATCACTCCACGAATAGTTTAACAAGTAACAAGCAATGAAAAAATGCTATCACATACCAGAAATGAGGTAGCCTGAAGCAGTTGCAATATTCAATTTCACAAGCGTTGAATCACCcctatacatatttaaaacaaaaacaaaacaaaaacccaccacatTATCTTCTTAAACATTcagacagttttctttttcatctgatttattgagacaaggcttcatgtggttcaggctggcctcaaacttgctagggCCAGCCTTCACTAGCTTCCCTGAAGTCTTGTCTCCACTTGCCCTGTGGGATCACAGGATACACCAGCACACCCGACACAGTCTGTGTTCTAATCACAGACCTGTTGCCCATCCTTCCCACAGAGTTTACTCAGAGGCTAAGTCAGCCTCCAGAATCTTCCTGATGATTAGTCATTGATTGTAGGTAGTCATTGATTGTAGGCATTTAAACTAGGCTGAAATCTAGGAAACCATCTAACACCAATCCACACTGGGGTTTGCAGTGTCAAAAAACAGAGCTCCTAAGGATGGTCAAGAACAGCCTATATATTTTCTGGAGTGCTTAGAACTATTCCAGAAGCTTCAATCCATGGGCACAACACACGGCGTGTTTTTGCTTTAAATGCAGAGGCAGCATCCACCAGTTTCAATGAGCTTTTGGAGGACACCTGAGAACCCACTGGCCTATGTGGGGAGTGGGTCAATAACAATTCTAGACTCCATTCTAAACCTATCTAAGCACAGTGTTAGGTTAAGATAATACTTCTGACTGCACAAATAGACATAATTTTTttacacatgcaaatacatatagACTTATAAATGTGTTTTCATATGATTTGTTCATATAAGGACTGAAATAGAATTTTATATGCTGAGTTTTAAAATTCCTTACTCTGAATAAGGGACTCAAGTAAATGAAGAAATCATCTATTTCATCTCTGATTTTTTGAGGCAATACAGTCCTATCAATATTACTGTACTGAGGATGAGAGGGATTTGCCTATTACCTGAGAATATGATCAGAACAGGACAATTTGACCTGATGTTGTGACCAGGGTCACAGATGCATATCAATATAatgaatttactttaaaatattttatttcatttattattagtaatatatgtgtgttgtgcatatgtgtatgacaTCTGTGAGTATAGGTGTGCAcatgctactgtgtgtgtgtgtgtgtgtgtgtgtgtgtgtgtgtgtgtgtgtgcaggtcagaggacaactttcaggagtctgctctttcatttcactttttatgTGGTTCCAGGGTTTAAACTCAGGTTTCCAGCCTTGGGCACTAGCCTAGGATGACACATATTTGCTCCACGCCATCCTTCATATGATTTATAATATGTGTCACtttaaaattaacacaaaataaaactgttaaTAGTTGAactaaaatggaaatgaagaagaaaagtcaCATCTTCTTCATACATTCTGACCTTTAAATGCAAACCAGGAAAATTAGACCTGGAATAAATCACAGaaccaaaggggggggggacagcaAAATTCACATTAGGTTAAAGTTCACCAAGGCCAAGCTTGGCCAAGGAGCcgcacctctttttttttttttttttttttttaataaaatgtacttCTCAAAGGACTAGTTCTGTTTACAAtcatgttagaaaaaaataaacatggggGAATTCAAGCGACAATTTATTTAGATTAAGAATAAAAAACCTGGTCAAGGTATAAAGTATGCTAAATTGAGTCACTTTGGAAAAAAATTCCTAATGAAAATGAATTAGCTAGTATGATCCTAAAGGGATAATTTTACACCTATGGCAGGGGTGGTATCCTTGTAGTCACATGGTGGTCGTCCAAACACCTGGTTAAACTGTCCTGTATTCCACAGAACACAGTCACCTCACATCAGTACTTCCCACACGCCTCTCCTTGACATGAAGCTAACTTAAATCTTCCTAAGTTGGCAAAATTTCTGCAATTGCAACCATATTTAATGTTTTCAGGAAGAGCCATCCTCATGGTTACCTTAGATTATTACATGTACTCAGTCATCATGTTTATAAGTGTTTCTCGTGTGATTTTAATCCCTCTTGCATGGCCATATGTAAATCTCTTTTCAATTCTCTGATGGCAAACAATAGGTCACCCACAAATTCAAAGGCAAGTCTTTCGTGATTACTCCAGATGACTGCCCTAGCTCCATGATGACACTGTTTTGCTCACAACAGTGTTTGTAGTAACTTGGTTTTGCTCAAGTAATCATACTCTCATTGTTTTGGGGAGCAATTGCAATATGAAAGCAAAATGGCCCTCACCATTTGTGTTCACatctaaaatcattttaatatagtTGGCTGAAGTAGGACTGACTAGAAGCACTTCAATAAGGCATACATCAAAGATAATCGATGTTTTTAAGTAATGCAAATGAGGCTGTTATTAATAATTCATAGCAAAGCATAAATCAAAATGAACAAGTGGGAAAGCGGCTCACCAGAGTGGATCAGCTATGGTAGGCTCATCAAAAAAGAAGAGGTATAAGCCAAAAATCCCAACCAGTAGAGAGTGGCACGTAGACACCACCCTGAAACGAAACAGGACACACGCACAGATCTCAGATTCCTTGCAATAAAGGACTCTTTCTCCAAGACATTTTCCATTCTGAAAAATTCACACCTCGAAGCATTAAAAGTTCAACGTGAAAGAGTGAAATGTGGGAGTAGTGTACATCTGAGGATGACTGAACACTGTCGTCCAGAGGGGACAGGGGCatggctcagcagcagagcacttgcctaccatgcatgaggttctaggttcaatccccagcaccattcatatttaataattaagggccagggtggtggtgcacgcctttaatcccagcattcagaaggcagaggcagatggatctctgtgagttttgagaccagcctgatctatgtatCAAGTTCTATGGCAGTCAGAGTTATATGGTAAGACTCTCTCAAGAaacatcaacatcatcatcatcatcatcatcacagtaataataataataataataataataataataataatagtaatagtaataagtGTAGTCACTTAGAAATCATAGGGCCACAGCTTTCTTTTCAAGTGAACAAGTTCTATAATTCTGGGGGAACCATTTCTCTGTGTTAAGGTTCTAAAGTGGAAACCCACTTGATGACACTGTTGATAGCCTTGCCTAAACTGGCCCACGACCCTCCGACCTCCAAGTTCCATCTGCAGCAGGACAGCTGCAGGAGAGagcttgcaccaccaccaggcaTTCAAACACTGCATCTACATCGCCACACAGAGGGCTTCCTGAAGCTGTTCAAAATCCTCTGAGGGAAAGCATGGCCTCCCTGAAGTCCTAAATAGTGATTAGTAACCGTATGTCAAAAACGtttccttctcagctccctcccaGGACGGGTCAGCAGGTAAAAAGCACCTGTTGCTGAGCCtgagttccagaggacccacgtggtggagggaGGAACTCTCCAAAATCTACACACATGCAATGGTGTATGTgccacaaacatacaaatatacaGAAAGCATACAAACACTTAGGTTtccttttgtaaaataaaatctgatttttaaattttatttctgtcacCCAGGCCTTAAGTGTTAACGGGTTAAATGGTAAGCGGAAGTGTGGTACGTTCTCAGACGGCTTAGTCAAAAGCTCTCCATATCCTGGGCAGACACTCCAAACCACCTATCAGTCTGTACCAGACTCTTCACTTCTACAGCTGAGTGCCGGGAcagcattggggaggtggaggcaggaaaatcaggaggttattctgagctatgtagtgagctgcaggctagcctgggctacatgaacctgtctcaaaaatgcaaaaataacaacaataaaagtcTATACTTGCAGAAACTGCTGCTGGtaaacatttgaaatttttatctctttaaaacCATATTCCTGGAAAAGCAAAAATGTAGTAGCTAAAAAGAAACACCAAAGGGAAAGATTCCGAAAAAGCGTTGTCTGCGGTTTGGAGCATATGTCAAGTCTGGAGGCTGAGTCTTAAGACATAAATATGTACTTTAGAAATAGCCCAAATCTCCTTTGTACTCTTCATCTCTAAGTTCCAAGTATAcaagctggagcaggaagcaggaaagagagagacgaGAAAACGCTATTTGAACAGCTAAATGAATCTTGTATGAGGCCAGACAGACTCCTTCTTCAAAGCAGAAACTTGGTTTCACATGTTATAATTTCCTGCATCACAAAACGGTGATGAGACTGGAGTAACACAAAGTAGTTTCCAATTCCATTTTCATGTCTGCCTCTATCTCTCTGCAACCCTCCCCATTTCTTTGGTTGGCAGCTACACACGATTCAAAAAGCTTTTACATATTCTAACCACATTGAAAGGGAAACAAAAAGAGTTTCGAAATTTACTCAGAAATTCTATCTCTCCCACCATTCTTTTCTATCTTCAAATATTAGaagaggtttttttaaaaaaaaaaagatagaagaagATAAAATGTCATACAAGGAAAGTTTGAGAATTCTTACATCAGAAGATGttgggctgaagggatggctcagtggttaggagtactggctgcccttccacAGCACaggacttcaattcccagcacccacacggaggCTCGCAACAaccaatctgtaactccagttccaggggatccagcacccccttctgacctccacagccactCATgaagcatgtggtgcacagacacacgtgaAAGCACACATACAACACCCAtactacataaaataataaaaatttgaaaaaaggaTAAATCTAGAAGGCTATAAATTGTAATTAGAAGTTCATGATAGGGTTTACACTCTGCCCTCTAGTCTGTAAAATCCAATCAAATTGCATGTGGCTAACTTGCATGGGCTATTCACAACTCCAAGAAATATGTTCTTTTACTATCACCACAAAAGAATACATGTTTATTGTTGTGAATTTTTCAGAGAGGGATGTAAACCAGAACTTCCTAGAGTCATCGAAAGTGAAAAAATCTGTCcctagcatttttcttttatgtatatggatgttttgcttgcatgcgtGCCTACTGCCCTGGGAAGCCAGAAGGCGGCGTCAGAAATCcacgggactggagttacagaaggtgtGAACTGAGATGTGGGTGCCAGaaacctgaacccaggtcctctggaaaaagcagccactgctcttaagcactgagccacccCAGCCCCAACATCTTCTGATGTAAGAATTCTCAAACTTTCCTTGTATgacattttgtctttcttctaGCCCCAAGACCACACAAAATTTTGACCattgatcttttttaaaaacctaaaggAAGACTTTTTCActtcataaaactatttttaaatcaatccattgtgttttcatggctttacctTGAGTTCCATTCAATCTTCTTCTCGATGCTAAGACTATTATAACCTGGAGAGACTTTTGCTGAAAACCAGTAACTTATAAAGTGGAAAAGAACCTGGAAGACGGCAAAGCTACCACAAACAGTGCCGGCGACCAGCTCGGGTTGGCTTCCATAGTTCTTCAACCTGTCAAGAGAAAAGGACGCCCTAAGTTGCTGCCGCCACAATAAGCctataatatttttcaaaatcttaACAAGTATACATTTATCTCAGTATTTTTAATACACCtataagaatataagaaaaatttcAGCCTAAGGAAAACAAAACCGAGAATTGCAAGCCTCCTGTTTCTCCGCATTTACCATCTGTGTGTCAAGTGTCACACAtctgttatttaaaacaaaaatactttaagGTACCCTAGTACCTTAAAGATCTCcatgtcataaaaaaaaattttatacatCACAATTCAAACTTATCTAATCTTAGGAGTTTAACGTTAAGAGGAAATTTCAATTGATGCAattgaaattattcttttaacAATATTGTTTTAATTCTATTTAGATAAATTGATTACTCTTTGACTCAATATTCTCATCTATAAATTGAGAGTTGATCGGGTAATTTCTAAGAAATATTTAAGCCCCAAATAATAGAACATTGCCTACAacgacaaacaaaaaataaattacaaagttAAAAACTGATTGCTTTTATGAGACACAATGTTGAAGACAAAATTTACATCTTAAGAAGAAGTAAGTAATTAAAAAGAACCATAGAGGCTGAGAGACGGTTCAGCAGTTATGAGCCCTTGCTTACTCCTGCAGaggacggggtgggggggtgggggggtgtgactcttagcacccacatccagTGACTTTCAACCACCTGTCATTTCAGGTCCACAGAATCTaacaccctcttgtggcctcaaCAGGTACTGCACTTACCATACACAAgcccacaagcatgcacacaactaaaaatcaaataaatcttaaacacacacacacacacacacacacacacacacacacacacacacatcactgtgACTTTAAGTTACTGATAATGTTAACATTTTTCCTTAGACCAAAAGCTTCCATGgctttttgtctcttttatcattactttttttttttttaaaggagcttTGGGTTTTAAGGACAGTTAGTGAAAAgaatagcatacacacacacacacacacacacacacacacacacacacacacacacacacttgaagtaTGTTTTCTATGTTGCTGGGCTGAACTTTTATTGGCTCCTAAAAATAATCTTAAGGCCGGGCGTAGTGGGACaggtcttcaatcccagcactcggaagcagaagcaggtaggcaacaatgatttgaggccagcctgatctacatagtgagatccaggagccAGAACCATACAGCCATATATtttcctgagaccctgtctcgcagggagaaaaaaaaaaaaatcttagtacaTTCAGCCCCCAAAGAGCTGTGGCATCTGTTTCTATCCAGCAGTTGAGTGTTTACCTTTGACAGGGCCGGTCCTCAGATGAGAGGAAAATGAATCAATACACATTTTCAAGCTCctaatttgaagaaataaagtcaCTTACTGAAGCCAATTCACCAGAGAAAAACCAAGTCATTGCCTGAGCTAGCAATAACCCCACTTCATCCCCTGCCAACCAGGACATCATAATTTGAATCAGTCTCCCCATGGGGCTCCTTCTGACAGAATTCATGTCTGTAATGAATTATATGCCCCCCCATCACtacctctctctctgagtgtaTGCTTGGTAAAAATTGATactgcatttctttctctgtacGACTCCATTAACTTTATTg encodes the following:
- the LOC114701345 gene encoding TLC domain-containing protein 4-like; the encoded protein is MTVKSGVCMVEMAHKCYSRLKNYGSQPELVAGTVCGSFAVFQVLFHFISYWFSAKVSPGYNSLSIEKKIEWNSRVVSTCHSLLVGIFGLYLFFFDEPTIADPLWGDSTLVKLNIATASGYLISDLLIILLNWKVIGDKFFVIHHCTALTAYYFVLVSTGIHSSLASRQGWRETLKAEHNSKPVSLFICLF